In Holophagales bacterium, one DNA window encodes the following:
- a CDS encoding trypsin-like serine protease, translated as MIVARRLALPFAVLALLSTHSRLRGAEAAADSASAPGATMRVVDGSRPISDRIVNGSLENFLPALAAVRDEIGTLCSGTMIGCRTLLTAANCFCYDSATGTELTGTACQARTDLLAPGRFSVFLQHGGIYGVEKIEINPSYTFGEGSDMALVTLSTIPDGVPPLSINRLQSPAADTTAQIAGFGRGADAADFGLRRSGLVKTAACTTVPAARNLCFKYEDPIGAPGTDSNSCNGDAGGPLLVDFGQGVRVAGIMSSGEKGDCSAPDQSWNTDVFVDRNWIEAKAGNDVTATTCGFLPQAGQSGTTIHAASALLGANNPEDRYSIVVPAGTALLRLAMNGTEFSGDPDPDFDLYARFGSEPTTSVFDCRSAGPGLLEFCEIQNPDAGTWNVLVTRARGEGTYQLVSTEFNTSPTVCTPGPTTLCLNDAAGDKRFRVTVEFASPPRQLSGSGKAIALDSLGVTRGGLFWFFGADNPELLVKVLNGCTTNNHFWVYLTAGTDVGYVVQITDTLTGLSRSYSNRDGSPAQPQQDVNAFACN; from the coding sequence ATGATTGTCGCTCGCCGTCTCGCTCTGCCGTTCGCCGTCCTGGCGCTGCTTTCCACCCATTCGCGTCTCCGCGGCGCTGAAGCCGCCGCCGACTCCGCGAGCGCTCCGGGCGCGACGATGCGAGTGGTGGATGGGTCGCGACCGATCTCCGACCGGATCGTCAACGGGAGCCTCGAGAACTTCCTGCCGGCGCTCGCCGCCGTGCGCGACGAGATCGGCACGCTCTGCAGCGGCACGATGATCGGCTGCCGCACGCTGCTGACCGCTGCCAACTGCTTCTGCTACGACTCGGCCACCGGAACCGAGCTGACCGGAACTGCCTGCCAGGCCCGGACCGACCTGCTCGCCCCGGGACGCTTCTCGGTGTTCCTGCAGCACGGTGGGATCTACGGCGTCGAGAAGATCGAGATCAACCCGAGCTACACCTTCGGCGAGGGCAGCGACATGGCGCTGGTCACGCTCTCGACGATTCCCGACGGCGTGCCGCCCCTGTCGATCAACCGCCTGCAGTCGCCGGCGGCGGACACGACGGCGCAGATCGCCGGTTTCGGTCGCGGTGCCGACGCCGCGGACTTCGGCCTCCGGCGCTCGGGCCTGGTCAAGACGGCCGCCTGCACCACGGTGCCGGCCGCTCGGAACCTTTGCTTCAAGTACGAGGATCCGATCGGCGCCCCGGGCACCGACAGCAACAGCTGCAACGGCGACGCCGGCGGTCCGCTGCTGGTCGACTTCGGTCAGGGGGTGCGGGTTGCCGGGATCATGTCGTCGGGCGAGAAGGGCGACTGCTCGGCTCCCGACCAGTCATGGAATACCGACGTCTTCGTCGATCGCAACTGGATCGAAGCGAAGGCCGGCAACGACGTGACGGCGACCACCTGCGGCTTCCTGCCGCAGGCCGGCCAGTCGGGGACGACCATTCACGCGGCGAGCGCGCTGCTCGGCGCCAACAACCCGGAGGATCGCTATTCGATCGTGGTCCCGGCCGGCACGGCGCTGCTGCGCCTGGCGATGAACGGCACCGAGTTCAGCGGCGATCCCGACCCGGACTTCGACCTCTACGCGCGCTTCGGTAGTGAGCCGACGACGTCCGTGTTCGACTGTAGGAGCGCCGGTCCGGGACTCCTCGAGTTCTGTGAGATCCAGAACCCCGACGCCGGCACCTGGAACGTCCTGGTGACCCGCGCTCGAGGAGAGGGGACCTACCAGCTGGTCTCGACCGAGTTCAACACCAGTCCGACGGTCTGCACTCCCGGGCCGACCACGCTCTGCCTCAACGACGCGGCGGGCGACAAGCGCTTCCGCGTCACCGTCGAGTTCGCCTCGCCGCCGCGGCAGCTCTCCGGTTCCGGCAAGGCGATCGCCCTCGACTCGCTCGGCGTCACGCGCGGCGGCCTCTTCTGGTTCTTCGGTGCCGACAATCCGGAGCTCCTCGTCAAGGTGCTCAACGGCTGCACGACCAACAACCACTTCTGGGTCTACCTGACGGCCGGGACCGACGTCGGGTACGTGGTGCAGATCACCGACACGCTCACCGGCCTGTCGCGTTCGTACAGCAACCGCGACGGCTCGCCGGCCCAGCCGCAGCAGGACGTCAACGCCTTCGCCTGCAACTGA